From a single Lonchura striata isolate bLonStr1 chromosome 13, bLonStr1.mat, whole genome shotgun sequence genomic region:
- the ACD gene encoding adrenocortical dysplasia protein homolog isoform X4, translated as MAAAAAAPGGASPGLAAGERLVCADKNVASSKLYVLEPWIADLLVNYEQQDERENFLAGQVVRVLSDSTADGQPEVLQDAVVQVSDGSCYIRVVITAEALQAEEKWVPAWLGVAGTAVLHSCCEELGLLPGLVSAPTCSSGCPALIAELSSCRSTRCVFRMRPDWNQDPSVVKKIKELWLRNLAVRNAASSEPSVSQLIDAIGQNQLEILKENAEECLDLWKPKEKPVTVEDEVPITQWEAERKKEQGEDVFMVPASALVIPPEQEAVVCASSEAASAGYTDTSQAAPGKSSDDKTVPGDQSIVSQISFCLHSRGAPALGSSSWPPMNAPDPIQPLVSSTVGSAHLLGLSGGGAASPTLSDSLEGSLDNPWNRMPSLSLTPGSSDEKTFQPDPPLKTQKDVAADSNTTDLLEVCSQSSPESLPQGEPAQVSSPSLLRCYSNPSPAESSTSEAAAAAGAAQGALCADQGPQGSRGSQATLPTLSPVFPVLPSSSLQLLPDKIPHREQACSSGTASSTDVSKPGLAHARTKGGETVGAKRKLVEEDEQAHSGQQHLPGTSKGRGRGRSKRLVLTSSWGAKKSRKETRLQHRKELEEEEEEKEEMEKEEEEEQASPARAGPSSRPEQCTAPEPFVERPPQYQYEAPSPELCQQVQSIRISKAMLKWACWILTEEDEDS; from the exons atggcggcggcggccgccgcgcccggcggggcgagcccggggctggcggcgggggAGCG TCTTGTGTGTGCGGACAAGAATGTGGCTTCTTCCAAGCTCTACGTCCTGGAGCCATGGATTGCTGACCTCTTGGTGAATTACGAGCAACAGGATGAGCGTGAGAATTTCCTGGCTGGGCAGGTGGTGCGG GTCTTGAGTGACTCAACTGCTGATGGCCAGCCCGAGGTCCTCCAGGACGCTGTGGTGCAGGTCTCTGATGGATCCTGCTACATCCGTGTGGTCATTACAGCCGAagctctgcaggcagaggaAAAGTGGGTTCCAGCGTGGCTTGGCGTGGCTGggacagcagttctccacaGCTGCTGTGAGGAGCTGGGGCTCCTGCCTGGCCTTGTTTCAG CGCCCACCTGCAGCTCAGGCTGTCCAGCCTTAATTGCAGAATTATCGTCCTGCAGAAGTACACGGTGTGTTTTCAGGATGAGGCCAGACTG GAACCAGGACCCCTCTGTGGTGAAGAAGATAAAGGAGCTCTGGCT GAGGAATCTTGCTGTGAGGAATGCTGCCAGCTCAG AGCCCTCTGTCTCTCAGCTGATTGATGCCATAGGACAGAACCAGCTggagattttgaaggaaaatGCTGAGGAATGCTTGGATTTATGGAAACCAAAGGAGAAGCCAGTGACAGTGGAGGACGAGGTTCCCATCACCCAGTGGGAGGCAGAGCGCAAGAAGGAG CAGGGTGAGGATGTTTTCATGGTCCCAGCCAGTGCCCTGGTGATCCCTCCTGAGCAGGAGGCAGTTGTTTGTGCTTCTTCTGAGGCAGCGTCTGCAGGGTACACAG ATACAAGCCAAGCAGCTCCTGGAAAGAGTAGTGATGACAAGACAGTGCCAGGAGACCAGAGCATTGTGTCTCAAATCAGCT tcTGTCTCcatagcagaggtgctccagcccttggatCATCCTCATGGCCTCCTATGAATGCTCCAGATCCCATCCAGCCTTTAGTTTCCTCTACAGTTGGCTCAGCCCATCTCCTTGGATTGAGTGGAGGAG GTGCCGCATCACCAACCTTGTCAGACAGCCTGGAGGGATCCCTGGACAACCCCTGGAACAGGATGCCCTCGTTGTCTTTGACCCCAGGCTCTTCAGATG AGAAGACCTTTCAACCTGACCCTCCCCTGAAGACCCAGAAAGATGTGGCTGCTGACAGCAACACCACTGACCTGTTGGAAGTGTGTAGCCAGAGCTCTCCTGAGAGCTTGCCCCAGGGAGAGCCAGCACAggtctcctctccctccctgctgcgCTGCTACAGCAATCCCAGTCCGGCGGAGAGCAGCACcagtgaggcagcagcagcagcgggggCAGCCCAGGGTGCCCTGTGTGCTGATCAAGGCccacagggatccaggggctctcaggccaccctgcccaCTCTTTCTCCAGTTTTTCCAGTCttgcccagcagcagcttgcAATTGCTACCTGACAAGATTCCTCACAGGGAGCAGGCCTGCTCCAGTGGCACAGCTTCCTCTACAGATGTGTCGAAGCCTGGACTGGCTCATGCCAGGACAAAGGGAGGAGAGACTGTGGGTGCCAAGAGGAAGCTGGTGGAGGAAGATGAGCAGGCCCACAGTGggcagcagcatctcccaggCACTTCAAAGGGCAGGGGGAGAGGCAGAAGCAAGAGATTGGTGCTCACAAGCTCATGGGGTGCAAAGAAGAGCAGAAAGGAGACAAGGCTGCAGCATAGAAAGGAGcttgaggaggaagaggaggagaaggaggaaatggagaaggaggaggaagaagagcaaGCATCCCCCGCAAGAGCTGGGCCCAGCTCCAGGCCGGAGCAGTGCACAGCTCCAGAGCCG TTCGTGGAGAGACCACCCCAGTACCAGTATGAGGCACCGAGtcctgagctctgccagcaggtACAATCTATCAG GATCTCAAAGGCAATGCTGAAGTGGGCATGCTGGATACTGactgaggaggatgaggactcCTGA
- the ACD gene encoding adrenocortical dysplasia protein homolog isoform X5, whose amino-acid sequence MAAAAAAPGGASPGLAAGERLVCADKNVASSKLYVLEPWIADLLVNYEQQDERENFLAGQVVRVLSDSTADGQPEVLQDAVVQVSDGSCYIRVVITAEALQAEENAHLQLRLSSLNCRIIVLQKYTVCFQDEARLEDCEFYLTAQQFIVLPMQRQRMESSDGNQDPSVVKKIKELWLRNLAVRNAASSEPSVSQLIDAIGQNQLEILKENAEECLDLWKPKEKPVTVEDEVPITQWEAERKKEQGEDVFMVPASALVIPPEQEAVVCASSEAASAGYTDTSQAAPGKSSDDKTVPGDQSIVSQISFCLHSRGAPALGSSSWPPMNAPDPIQPLVSSTVGSAHLLGLSGGGAASPTLSDSLEGSLDNPWNRMPSLSLTPGSSDEKTFQPDPPLKTQKDVAADSNTTDLLEVCSQSSPESLPQGEPAQVSSPSLLRCYSNPSPAESSTSEAAAAAGAAQGALCADQGPQGSRGSQATLPTLSPVFPVLPSSSLQLLPDKIPHREQACSSGTASSTDVSKPGLAHARTKGGETVGAKRKLVEEDEQAHSGQQHLPGTSKGRGRGRSKRLVLTSSWGAKKSRKETRLQHRKELEEEEEEKEEMEKEEEEEQASPARAGPSSRPEQCTAPEPFVERPPQYQYEAPSPELCQQVQSIRISKAMLKWACWILTEEDEDS is encoded by the exons atggcggcggcggccgccgcgcccggcggggcgagcccggggctggcggcgggggAGCG TCTTGTGTGTGCGGACAAGAATGTGGCTTCTTCCAAGCTCTACGTCCTGGAGCCATGGATTGCTGACCTCTTGGTGAATTACGAGCAACAGGATGAGCGTGAGAATTTCCTGGCTGGGCAGGTGGTGCGG GTCTTGAGTGACTCAACTGCTGATGGCCAGCCCGAGGTCCTCCAGGACGCTGTGGTGCAGGTCTCTGATGGATCCTGCTACATCCGTGTGGTCATTACAGCCGAagctctgcaggcagaggaAAA CGCCCACCTGCAGCTCAGGCTGTCCAGCCTTAATTGCAGAATTATCGTCCTGCAGAAGTACACGGTGTGTTTTCAGGATGAGGCCAGACTG GAGGACTGCGAGTTTTACCTCACAGCCCAGCAGTTCATCGTGCTGCCCATGCAGAGGCAGAGGATGGAATCGTCCGACGG GAACCAGGACCCCTCTGTGGTGAAGAAGATAAAGGAGCTCTGGCT GAGGAATCTTGCTGTGAGGAATGCTGCCAGCTCAG AGCCCTCTGTCTCTCAGCTGATTGATGCCATAGGACAGAACCAGCTggagattttgaaggaaaatGCTGAGGAATGCTTGGATTTATGGAAACCAAAGGAGAAGCCAGTGACAGTGGAGGACGAGGTTCCCATCACCCAGTGGGAGGCAGAGCGCAAGAAGGAG CAGGGTGAGGATGTTTTCATGGTCCCAGCCAGTGCCCTGGTGATCCCTCCTGAGCAGGAGGCAGTTGTTTGTGCTTCTTCTGAGGCAGCGTCTGCAGGGTACACAG ATACAAGCCAAGCAGCTCCTGGAAAGAGTAGTGATGACAAGACAGTGCCAGGAGACCAGAGCATTGTGTCTCAAATCAGCT tcTGTCTCcatagcagaggtgctccagcccttggatCATCCTCATGGCCTCCTATGAATGCTCCAGATCCCATCCAGCCTTTAGTTTCCTCTACAGTTGGCTCAGCCCATCTCCTTGGATTGAGTGGAGGAG GTGCCGCATCACCAACCTTGTCAGACAGCCTGGAGGGATCCCTGGACAACCCCTGGAACAGGATGCCCTCGTTGTCTTTGACCCCAGGCTCTTCAGATG AGAAGACCTTTCAACCTGACCCTCCCCTGAAGACCCAGAAAGATGTGGCTGCTGACAGCAACACCACTGACCTGTTGGAAGTGTGTAGCCAGAGCTCTCCTGAGAGCTTGCCCCAGGGAGAGCCAGCACAggtctcctctccctccctgctgcgCTGCTACAGCAATCCCAGTCCGGCGGAGAGCAGCACcagtgaggcagcagcagcagcgggggCAGCCCAGGGTGCCCTGTGTGCTGATCAAGGCccacagggatccaggggctctcaggccaccctgcccaCTCTTTCTCCAGTTTTTCCAGTCttgcccagcagcagcttgcAATTGCTACCTGACAAGATTCCTCACAGGGAGCAGGCCTGCTCCAGTGGCACAGCTTCCTCTACAGATGTGTCGAAGCCTGGACTGGCTCATGCCAGGACAAAGGGAGGAGAGACTGTGGGTGCCAAGAGGAAGCTGGTGGAGGAAGATGAGCAGGCCCACAGTGggcagcagcatctcccaggCACTTCAAAGGGCAGGGGGAGAGGCAGAAGCAAGAGATTGGTGCTCACAAGCTCATGGGGTGCAAAGAAGAGCAGAAAGGAGACAAGGCTGCAGCATAGAAAGGAGcttgaggaggaagaggaggagaaggaggaaatggagaaggaggaggaagaagagcaaGCATCCCCCGCAAGAGCTGGGCCCAGCTCCAGGCCGGAGCAGTGCACAGCTCCAGAGCCG TTCGTGGAGAGACCACCCCAGTACCAGTATGAGGCACCGAGtcctgagctctgccagcaggtACAATCTATCAG GATCTCAAAGGCAATGCTGAAGTGGGCATGCTGGATACTGactgaggaggatgaggactcCTGA
- the ACD gene encoding adrenocortical dysplasia protein homolog isoform X3 yields the protein MAAAAAAPGGASPGLAAGERLVCADKNVASSKLYVLEPWIADLLVNYEQQDERENFLAGQVVRVLSDSTADGQPEVLQDAVVQVSDGSCYIRVVITAEALQAEENAHLQLRLSSLNCRIIVLQKYTVCFQDEARLEPGPLCGEEDKGALAEETPVGSLFLPVVGSTAAWVSPAQLILHPWRSNTGDPQALQSVLLQGRNLAVRNAASSEPSVSQLIDAIGQNQLEILKENAEECLDLWKPKEKPVTVEDEVPITQWEAERKKEQGEDVFMVPASALVIPPEQEAVVCASSEAASAGYTDTSQAAPGKSSDDKTVPGDQSIVSQISFCLHSRGAPALGSSSWPPMNAPDPIQPLVSSTVGSAHLLGLSGGGAASPTLSDSLEGSLDNPWNRMPSLSLTPGSSDEKTFQPDPPLKTQKDVAADSNTTDLLEVCSQSSPESLPQGEPAQVSSPSLLRCYSNPSPAESSTSEAAAAAGAAQGALCADQGPQGSRGSQATLPTLSPVFPVLPSSSLQLLPDKIPHREQACSSGTASSTDVSKPGLAHARTKGGETVGAKRKLVEEDEQAHSGQQHLPGTSKGRGRGRSKRLVLTSSWGAKKSRKETRLQHRKELEEEEEEKEEMEKEEEEEQASPARAGPSSRPEQCTAPEPFVERPPQYQYEAPSPELCQQVQSIRISKAMLKWACWILTEEDEDS from the exons atggcggcggcggccgccgcgcccggcggggcgagcccggggctggcggcgggggAGCG TCTTGTGTGTGCGGACAAGAATGTGGCTTCTTCCAAGCTCTACGTCCTGGAGCCATGGATTGCTGACCTCTTGGTGAATTACGAGCAACAGGATGAGCGTGAGAATTTCCTGGCTGGGCAGGTGGTGCGG GTCTTGAGTGACTCAACTGCTGATGGCCAGCCCGAGGTCCTCCAGGACGCTGTGGTGCAGGTCTCTGATGGATCCTGCTACATCCGTGTGGTCATTACAGCCGAagctctgcaggcagaggaAAA CGCCCACCTGCAGCTCAGGCTGTCCAGCCTTAATTGCAGAATTATCGTCCTGCAGAAGTACACGGTGTGTTTTCAGGATGAGGCCAGACTG GAACCAGGACCCCTCTGTGGTGAAGAAGATAAAGGAGCTCTGGCT GAGGAAACACCTGTGGGGAGCTTGTTCCTGCCAGTGGTGGGCAGCACAGCTGCGTGGGtgagccctgcacagctcaTTCTTCATCCTTGGAGATCCAATACTGGAGATCCTCAGGCCCTTCAATCAGTCCTTCTCCAGGG GAGGAATCTTGCTGTGAGGAATGCTGCCAGCTCAG AGCCCTCTGTCTCTCAGCTGATTGATGCCATAGGACAGAACCAGCTggagattttgaaggaaaatGCTGAGGAATGCTTGGATTTATGGAAACCAAAGGAGAAGCCAGTGACAGTGGAGGACGAGGTTCCCATCACCCAGTGGGAGGCAGAGCGCAAGAAGGAG CAGGGTGAGGATGTTTTCATGGTCCCAGCCAGTGCCCTGGTGATCCCTCCTGAGCAGGAGGCAGTTGTTTGTGCTTCTTCTGAGGCAGCGTCTGCAGGGTACACAG ATACAAGCCAAGCAGCTCCTGGAAAGAGTAGTGATGACAAGACAGTGCCAGGAGACCAGAGCATTGTGTCTCAAATCAGCT tcTGTCTCcatagcagaggtgctccagcccttggatCATCCTCATGGCCTCCTATGAATGCTCCAGATCCCATCCAGCCTTTAGTTTCCTCTACAGTTGGCTCAGCCCATCTCCTTGGATTGAGTGGAGGAG GTGCCGCATCACCAACCTTGTCAGACAGCCTGGAGGGATCCCTGGACAACCCCTGGAACAGGATGCCCTCGTTGTCTTTGACCCCAGGCTCTTCAGATG AGAAGACCTTTCAACCTGACCCTCCCCTGAAGACCCAGAAAGATGTGGCTGCTGACAGCAACACCACTGACCTGTTGGAAGTGTGTAGCCAGAGCTCTCCTGAGAGCTTGCCCCAGGGAGAGCCAGCACAggtctcctctccctccctgctgcgCTGCTACAGCAATCCCAGTCCGGCGGAGAGCAGCACcagtgaggcagcagcagcagcgggggCAGCCCAGGGTGCCCTGTGTGCTGATCAAGGCccacagggatccaggggctctcaggccaccctgcccaCTCTTTCTCCAGTTTTTCCAGTCttgcccagcagcagcttgcAATTGCTACCTGACAAGATTCCTCACAGGGAGCAGGCCTGCTCCAGTGGCACAGCTTCCTCTACAGATGTGTCGAAGCCTGGACTGGCTCATGCCAGGACAAAGGGAGGAGAGACTGTGGGTGCCAAGAGGAAGCTGGTGGAGGAAGATGAGCAGGCCCACAGTGggcagcagcatctcccaggCACTTCAAAGGGCAGGGGGAGAGGCAGAAGCAAGAGATTGGTGCTCACAAGCTCATGGGGTGCAAAGAAGAGCAGAAAGGAGACAAGGCTGCAGCATAGAAAGGAGcttgaggaggaagaggaggagaaggaggaaatggagaaggaggaggaagaagagcaaGCATCCCCCGCAAGAGCTGGGCCCAGCTCCAGGCCGGAGCAGTGCACAGCTCCAGAGCCG TTCGTGGAGAGACCACCCCAGTACCAGTATGAGGCACCGAGtcctgagctctgccagcaggtACAATCTATCAG GATCTCAAAGGCAATGCTGAAGTGGGCATGCTGGATACTGactgaggaggatgaggactcCTGA
- the ACD gene encoding adrenocortical dysplasia protein homolog isoform X7: MASPRSSRTLWCRSLMDPATSVWSLQPKLCRQRKTPTCSSGCPALIAELSSCRSTRCVFRMRPDWNQDPSVVKKIKELWLRNLAVRNAASSEPSVSQLIDAIGQNQLEILKENAEECLDLWKPKEKPVTVEDEVPITQWEAERKKEQGEDVFMVPASALVIPPEQEAVVCASSEAASAGYTDTSQAAPGKSSDDKTVPGDQSIVSQISFCLHSRGAPALGSSSWPPMNAPDPIQPLVSSTVGSAHLLGLSGGGAASPTLSDSLEGSLDNPWNRMPSLSLTPGSSDEKTFQPDPPLKTQKDVAADSNTTDLLEVCSQSSPESLPQGEPAQVSSPSLLRCYSNPSPAESSTSEAAAAAGAAQGALCADQGPQGSRGSQATLPTLSPVFPVLPSSSLQLLPDKIPHREQACSSGTASSTDVSKPGLAHARTKGGETVGAKRKLVEEDEQAHSGQQHLPGTSKGRGRGRSKRLVLTSSWGAKKSRKETRLQHRKELEEEEEEKEEMEKEEEEEQASPARAGPSSRPEQCTAPEPFVERPPQYQYEAPSPELCQQVQSIRISKAMLKWACWILTEEDEDS, from the exons ATGGCCAGCCCGAGGTCCTCCAGGACGCTGTGGTGCAGGTCTCTGATGGATCCTGCTACATCCGTGTGGTCATTACAGCCGAagctctgcaggcagaggaAAA CGCCCACCTGCAGCTCAGGCTGTCCAGCCTTAATTGCAGAATTATCGTCCTGCAGAAGTACACGGTGTGTTTTCAGGATGAGGCCAGACTG GAACCAGGACCCCTCTGTGGTGAAGAAGATAAAGGAGCTCTGGCT GAGGAATCTTGCTGTGAGGAATGCTGCCAGCTCAG AGCCCTCTGTCTCTCAGCTGATTGATGCCATAGGACAGAACCAGCTggagattttgaaggaaaatGCTGAGGAATGCTTGGATTTATGGAAACCAAAGGAGAAGCCAGTGACAGTGGAGGACGAGGTTCCCATCACCCAGTGGGAGGCAGAGCGCAAGAAGGAG CAGGGTGAGGATGTTTTCATGGTCCCAGCCAGTGCCCTGGTGATCCCTCCTGAGCAGGAGGCAGTTGTTTGTGCTTCTTCTGAGGCAGCGTCTGCAGGGTACACAG ATACAAGCCAAGCAGCTCCTGGAAAGAGTAGTGATGACAAGACAGTGCCAGGAGACCAGAGCATTGTGTCTCAAATCAGCT tcTGTCTCcatagcagaggtgctccagcccttggatCATCCTCATGGCCTCCTATGAATGCTCCAGATCCCATCCAGCCTTTAGTTTCCTCTACAGTTGGCTCAGCCCATCTCCTTGGATTGAGTGGAGGAG GTGCCGCATCACCAACCTTGTCAGACAGCCTGGAGGGATCCCTGGACAACCCCTGGAACAGGATGCCCTCGTTGTCTTTGACCCCAGGCTCTTCAGATG AGAAGACCTTTCAACCTGACCCTCCCCTGAAGACCCAGAAAGATGTGGCTGCTGACAGCAACACCACTGACCTGTTGGAAGTGTGTAGCCAGAGCTCTCCTGAGAGCTTGCCCCAGGGAGAGCCAGCACAggtctcctctccctccctgctgcgCTGCTACAGCAATCCCAGTCCGGCGGAGAGCAGCACcagtgaggcagcagcagcagcgggggCAGCCCAGGGTGCCCTGTGTGCTGATCAAGGCccacagggatccaggggctctcaggccaccctgcccaCTCTTTCTCCAGTTTTTCCAGTCttgcccagcagcagcttgcAATTGCTACCTGACAAGATTCCTCACAGGGAGCAGGCCTGCTCCAGTGGCACAGCTTCCTCTACAGATGTGTCGAAGCCTGGACTGGCTCATGCCAGGACAAAGGGAGGAGAGACTGTGGGTGCCAAGAGGAAGCTGGTGGAGGAAGATGAGCAGGCCCACAGTGggcagcagcatctcccaggCACTTCAAAGGGCAGGGGGAGAGGCAGAAGCAAGAGATTGGTGCTCACAAGCTCATGGGGTGCAAAGAAGAGCAGAAAGGAGACAAGGCTGCAGCATAGAAAGGAGcttgaggaggaagaggaggagaaggaggaaatggagaaggaggaggaagaagagcaaGCATCCCCCGCAAGAGCTGGGCCCAGCTCCAGGCCGGAGCAGTGCACAGCTCCAGAGCCG TTCGTGGAGAGACCACCCCAGTACCAGTATGAGGCACCGAGtcctgagctctgccagcaggtACAATCTATCAG GATCTCAAAGGCAATGCTGAAGTGGGCATGCTGGATACTGactgaggaggatgaggactcCTGA
- the ACD gene encoding adrenocortical dysplasia protein homolog isoform X2 — protein MSPDGGWGAPLPGLPGCHLCLLGSCRRPAWAVGRAAHCPLAEVQRCLHSLLWAGPPWRVALAEPSADTGRYKLPFEGGLSLLRGPSLRLEGWWQSWGGCGSAGWPQGRQGQGGTQRCLTGSVLPTGGLRVLPHSPAVHRAAHAEAEDGIVRREPGPLCGEEDKGALAEETPVGSLFLPVVGSTAAWVSPAQLILHPWRSNTGDPQALQSVLLQGRNLAVRNAASSEPSVSQLIDAIGQNQLEILKENAEECLDLWKPKEKPVTVEDEVPITQWEAERKKEGEDVFMVPASALVIPPEQEAVVCASSEAASAGYTDTSQAAPGKSSDDKTVPGDQSIVSQISFCLHSRGAPALGSSSWPPMNAPDPIQPLVSSTVGSAHLLGLSGGGAASPTLSDSLEGSLDNPWNRMPSLSLTPGSSDEKTFQPDPPLKTQKDVAADSNTTDLLEVCSQSSPESLPQGEPAQVSSPSLLRCYSNPSPAESSTSEAAAAAGAAQGALCADQGPQGSRGSQATLPTLSPVFPVLPSSSLQLLPDKIPHREQACSSGTASSTDVSKPGLAHARTKGGETVGAKRKLVEEDEQAHSGQQHLPGTSKGRGRGRSKRLVLTSSWGAKKSRKETRLQHRKELEEEEEEKEEMEKEEEEEQASPARAGPSSRPEQCTAPEPFVERPPQYQYEAPSPELCQQVQSIRISKAMLKWACWILTEEDEDS, from the exons ATGAGCCCTGACGGGGGATGGGGTGCACCTCTCCCAGGGTTACCTGGCTGTCACCTCTGCCTGttgggcagctgcagaaggcCTGCATGGGCTGTTGGCAGAGCAGCCCACTGTCCCCTTGCAGAGGTTCAGAGGTGTCTCcacagcctcctctgggctggcccACCCTGGCGTGTGGCTCTTGCAGAGCCATCAGCTGACACAGGAAGATACAAACTCCCCTTTGAAGGGGGGCTGTCCTTATTGAGGGGACCTTCTCTTAGACTGGAGGGttggtggcagagctggggtgggTGTGGGAGTGCTGGCTGGCCCCAGGGAAGGCAGGGGCAGGGTGGGACGCAGAGGTGCCTTACAGGCTCTGTCCTCCCCACAGGAGGACTGCGAGTTTTACCTCACAGCCCAGCAGTTCATCGTGCTGCCCATGCAGAGGCAGAGGATGGAATCGTCCGACGG GAACCAGGACCCCTCTGTGGTGAAGAAGATAAAGGAGCTCTGGCT GAGGAAACACCTGTGGGGAGCTTGTTCCTGCCAGTGGTGGGCAGCACAGCTGCGTGGGtgagccctgcacagctcaTTCTTCATCCTTGGAGATCCAATACTGGAGATCCTCAGGCCCTTCAATCAGTCCTTCTCCAGGG GAGGAATCTTGCTGTGAGGAATGCTGCCAGCTCAG AGCCCTCTGTCTCTCAGCTGATTGATGCCATAGGACAGAACCAGCTggagattttgaaggaaaatGCTGAGGAATGCTTGGATTTATGGAAACCAAAGGAGAAGCCAGTGACAGTGGAGGACGAGGTTCCCATCACCCAGTGGGAGGCAGAGCGCAAGAAGGAG GGTGAGGATGTTTTCATGGTCCCAGCCAGTGCCCTGGTGATCCCTCCTGAGCAGGAGGCAGTTGTTTGTGCTTCTTCTGAGGCAGCGTCTGCAGGGTACACAG ATACAAGCCAAGCAGCTCCTGGAAAGAGTAGTGATGACAAGACAGTGCCAGGAGACCAGAGCATTGTGTCTCAAATCAGCT tcTGTCTCcatagcagaggtgctccagcccttggatCATCCTCATGGCCTCCTATGAATGCTCCAGATCCCATCCAGCCTTTAGTTTCCTCTACAGTTGGCTCAGCCCATCTCCTTGGATTGAGTGGAGGAG GTGCCGCATCACCAACCTTGTCAGACAGCCTGGAGGGATCCCTGGACAACCCCTGGAACAGGATGCCCTCGTTGTCTTTGACCCCAGGCTCTTCAGATG AGAAGACCTTTCAACCTGACCCTCCCCTGAAGACCCAGAAAGATGTGGCTGCTGACAGCAACACCACTGACCTGTTGGAAGTGTGTAGCCAGAGCTCTCCTGAGAGCTTGCCCCAGGGAGAGCCAGCACAggtctcctctccctccctgctgcgCTGCTACAGCAATCCCAGTCCGGCGGAGAGCAGCACcagtgaggcagcagcagcagcgggggCAGCCCAGGGTGCCCTGTGTGCTGATCAAGGCccacagggatccaggggctctcaggccaccctgcccaCTCTTTCTCCAGTTTTTCCAGTCttgcccagcagcagcttgcAATTGCTACCTGACAAGATTCCTCACAGGGAGCAGGCCTGCTCCAGTGGCACAGCTTCCTCTACAGATGTGTCGAAGCCTGGACTGGCTCATGCCAGGACAAAGGGAGGAGAGACTGTGGGTGCCAAGAGGAAGCTGGTGGAGGAAGATGAGCAGGCCCACAGTGggcagcagcatctcccaggCACTTCAAAGGGCAGGGGGAGAGGCAGAAGCAAGAGATTGGTGCTCACAAGCTCATGGGGTGCAAAGAAGAGCAGAAAGGAGACAAGGCTGCAGCATAGAAAGGAGcttgaggaggaagaggaggagaaggaggaaatggagaaggaggaggaagaagagcaaGCATCCCCCGCAAGAGCTGGGCCCAGCTCCAGGCCGGAGCAGTGCACAGCTCCAGAGCCG TTCGTGGAGAGACCACCCCAGTACCAGTATGAGGCACCGAGtcctgagctctgccagcaggtACAATCTATCAG GATCTCAAAGGCAATGCTGAAGTGGGCATGCTGGATACTGactgaggaggatgaggactcCTGA